The Xanthobacter flavus genome includes a window with the following:
- a CDS encoding ATP-binding protein: MAPASFPALSPALVIGAAALYLAALFAIAAFADRRAREGRSLIGNAWVYGLSLAVYCTAWTYFGSVGRAATTGVWFLPIYLGPTLVMLVAWVVVRKMIRIAQTYRITSIADFIASRYGKSPLVAAVVTLITVVGIVPYIALQLKAVSAGYTVLTATGAQAPAPSWWQDGTLLVALALALFTILFGTRHLDSAERHEGMVAAVAAESLVKLVAFLAVGAFVTYGLFGGFADVWARASALPGVKGLLTLSGAGNFAWAQWFSLTLLSGLSVLLLPRQFQMMVVECVDERHLKRAAWVFPAYLLAINIFVLPLALGGLVLLGKGADPETFVLTLPLAHGAGGLALIAYVGGLSAATGMLIVETIAVSTMVCNDLVMPALLRLKLIRADGGDLTRLLLNIRRAAILGVLLLGYLYFVVAGEAYALVSIGLISFAAVAQFSPALLGGMYWRGATRLGALGGLLGGFAVWAYTLMLPSVAKSGWMDGAFLTHGPFGIAALAPERLFGLSGLDNLSHALFWSLLVNGVLYVGLSLWRAPSGREASQALLFVDVFARGRSAADPVFWRGRARRADLEALARRLLGAEAARQIFEAHARDSGTGDVTDLTADARLVDIVERRIAGAVGSASARVLVAAVADEEPLDAGDVMDILNEASQLRVYARALEEKSRSLEIASAELSAANAQLRTLDELKDDFMSSVTHELRTPLTAIRALSELMLDTPDMEEAQRQDFLRIIVAESERLGRLVNQVLDMAKIESGHAEWHSTDVDLRTLVADAVKATAELARAKGAEIVLTAPDTVPAIKADPDRLTQVMLNLISNAAKFVPAQGGRIDVRLIADADGLEVQVEDNGPGVPPADRDTIFEKFRQGGDALNRPPGTGLGLPISRRIVDHFGGKIWLDQREGKGACFAFRLPLRRDGANAPKQTNSAEAEETT; the protein is encoded by the coding sequence ATGGCACCCGCTTCCTTCCCCGCTCTCTCACCCGCCCTGGTCATCGGCGCCGCCGCGCTCTATCTCGCGGCCCTGTTCGCCATCGCCGCCTTCGCCGACCGGCGCGCGCGGGAGGGCCGCTCGCTGATTGGCAATGCGTGGGTCTATGGCCTGTCGCTGGCGGTCTATTGCACCGCCTGGACCTATTTCGGCAGCGTCGGCCGGGCGGCGACCACGGGCGTGTGGTTCCTGCCCATCTATCTCGGCCCCACGCTGGTGATGCTGGTGGCCTGGGTGGTGGTGCGCAAGATGATCCGCATCGCCCAGACCTACCGCATCACCTCCATCGCCGATTTTATCGCCTCCCGCTATGGCAAAAGCCCGCTGGTGGCGGCGGTGGTGACGCTGATTACGGTGGTCGGCATCGTCCCTTACATCGCGCTGCAGTTGAAGGCCGTCTCGGCCGGCTACACGGTGCTAACCGCCACAGGCGCACAGGCGCCGGCGCCGAGCTGGTGGCAGGACGGGACGCTGCTGGTGGCGCTCGCCCTCGCGCTGTTCACCATATTGTTCGGCACCCGCCACCTGGACAGCGCCGAGCGCCACGAGGGCATGGTGGCGGCGGTGGCGGCAGAATCCCTCGTCAAGCTCGTGGCCTTCCTCGCGGTCGGCGCGTTCGTCACCTACGGCCTGTTCGGCGGCTTCGCGGACGTGTGGGCGCGCGCCTCGGCGCTGCCGGGGGTAAAGGGGCTGCTCACGCTTTCCGGCGCGGGCAATTTCGCCTGGGCCCAATGGTTCAGCCTCACTTTGCTCTCCGGCCTGTCCGTGCTGCTGCTGCCCCGCCAGTTCCAGATGATGGTGGTGGAGTGCGTGGATGAGCGGCACCTCAAGCGCGCCGCCTGGGTCTTCCCGGCCTATCTCCTCGCCATCAACATCTTCGTCCTGCCCCTCGCCCTCGGCGGGCTCGTGCTGCTCGGCAAGGGCGCGGACCCGGAGACCTTCGTCCTCACCCTGCCGCTTGCGCACGGGGCCGGCGGACTGGCGCTCATCGCCTATGTGGGCGGGCTCTCGGCGGCGACGGGGATGCTGATCGTCGAGACCATCGCCGTCTCCACCATGGTCTGCAACGACCTGGTGATGCCGGCGCTGCTGCGCCTCAAGCTCATCCGCGCGGACGGGGGCGACCTCACCCGCCTGCTGCTCAACATCCGCCGCGCCGCCATCCTCGGCGTGCTGCTGCTGGGCTATCTCTATTTCGTGGTGGCGGGGGAGGCCTATGCGCTGGTCTCCATCGGCCTCATCAGCTTCGCGGCGGTGGCGCAGTTCTCCCCGGCGCTGCTCGGCGGCATGTACTGGCGCGGCGCCACGCGCCTCGGCGCGCTGGGCGGGCTCCTCGGCGGATTCGCGGTGTGGGCCTATACGCTGATGCTCCCCTCGGTGGCGAAATCCGGCTGGATGGACGGCGCCTTCCTCACCCACGGTCCGTTCGGCATCGCTGCTTTGGCGCCCGAACGGCTGTTCGGCCTGTCCGGCCTCGACAATCTCTCCCACGCCTTGTTCTGGAGCCTGCTCGTCAACGGCGTGCTCTATGTGGGGCTCTCGCTCTGGCGCGCGCCGTCCGGGCGGGAGGCGAGCCAGGCGCTGCTGTTCGTGGATGTGTTCGCCCGCGGCCGCAGCGCCGCCGATCCCGTCTTCTGGCGCGGACGGGCACGGCGCGCCGACCTGGAAGCCCTCGCCCGCCGCCTGCTCGGCGCGGAGGCCGCCCGCCAGATCTTCGAGGCGCACGCCCGCGATAGCGGCACCGGAGACGTGACCGACCTCACCGCCGACGCCCGCCTCGTCGACATCGTGGAACGCCGCATCGCCGGCGCCGTCGGCTCCGCCTCGGCCCGCGTGCTGGTCGCGGCGGTGGCGGACGAGGAGCCGCTCGATGCCGGCGACGTGATGGACATCCTCAACGAGGCGTCCCAATTGCGCGTCTATGCCCGTGCGCTGGAGGAAAAATCCCGCTCGCTGGAGATCGCCTCCGCCGAGCTTTCCGCCGCCAATGCCCAGTTGCGCACGCTCGACGAGCTGAAAGACGACTTCATGTCGTCCGTGACCCACGAATTGCGCACCCCGCTCACGGCCATCCGCGCCTTGTCCGAGCTGATGCTGGACACGCCGGACATGGAGGAGGCGCAGCGGCAGGATTTCCTGCGCATCATCGTTGCCGAGAGCGAGCGGCTGGGCCGGCTGGTCAACCAGGTGCTGGACATGGCCAAGATCGAATCGGGCCATGCCGAGTGGCACAGCACCGACGTCGACTTGCGTACCCTCGTCGCCGACGCGGTGAAGGCAACGGCGGAACTCGCCCGCGCCAAGGGCGCGGAGATCGTGCTCACCGCGCCCGATACCGTGCCGGCCATCAAGGCCGATCCCGATCGCCTCACCCAGGTGATGCTGAACCTCATCTCCAACGCCGCGAAATTCGTGCCCGCGCAAGGCGGACGCATCGACGTGCGGCTCATCGCCGATGCCGATGGGCTGGAGGTGCAGGTGGAGGACAACGGCCCCGGCGTACCGCCCGCCGATCGGGACACCATCTTCGAGAAGTTCCGCCAGGGCGGCGACGCCCTGAACCGCCCGCCCGGCACCGGGCTCGGGCTTCCGATCAGCCGCCGGATCGTGGATCATTTCGGCGGCAAGATCTGGCTGGATCAACGGGAGGGGAAAGGCGCATGCTTCGCCTTCCGGCTGCCGCTCCGGCGAGACGGGGCGAACGCCCCGAAACAAACAAATTCGGCAGAAGCCGAAGAGACCACATGA
- a CDS encoding DUF294 nucleotidyltransferase-like domain-containing protein, with product MTGPPNGDRRDDDLRAYTARGAVPHGPEDAPAASGPPAPGRASPSERDRRELVSLMTSRVRDVYLRKPFFVDGATDLVTLCRDLSARRLSEAVVRDGGRIGIFTTTDLRDALTRDTPPSALTVREVATFEPWCIAPDAELFEALILMLRHRIHRLLVREGGGRATGADGIVGVLGQLDLMAFVANHSHLIALEAAHASSLDELKAAARQIDSMVAVLSADGVRVEVIAALVGELNAQIFRRLWELLAPEDLRANSCLVVMGSEGRGEQIIKTDQDNGLILADGFVFEGLDDITARFTAALIDFGYPPCPGGVMLSRPTWCQPLSAFKETLKDWIHGGVQDGPMNLAIFLDAVAVAGDASLLAAARAHVDFLMMGDHGYFARFAQAVERFGDGGSWWSRLPGLSGRGAAEVDLKKLGIFPLVHGVRALALEYRITALGTADRLAALVAEGHMEEGFARDLADALRLFMGMKLASNLRQIAGGRPPSNALRLADLGTLDRQALKEALAIVRGFKQWLSRHYRFDAL from the coding sequence ATGACCGGCCCCCCGAACGGGGACCGCCGGGACGACGATCTCCGGGCCTACACGGCCCGGGGAGCGGTGCCCCACGGTCCCGAGGACGCCCCCGCAGCGTCCGGCCCGCCCGCCCCCGGGCGGGCCTCGCCGTCTGAGCGGGACCGGCGCGAGCTGGTCTCCCTCATGACCTCGCGGGTGCGGGACGTCTATCTGCGCAAGCCTTTCTTCGTGGACGGGGCGACCGACCTCGTCACCCTCTGCCGCGACCTCTCCGCCCGCCGCCTCAGCGAGGCCGTGGTGCGCGATGGCGGCCGCATCGGCATCTTCACCACCACCGACCTGCGCGACGCGCTCACCCGCGACACGCCCCCCTCAGCCCTCACGGTGCGCGAGGTCGCGACCTTCGAGCCCTGGTGCATCGCCCCCGACGCGGAGCTGTTCGAGGCGCTCATCCTGATGCTCCGCCACCGCATCCACCGTCTGCTCGTGCGCGAGGGCGGCGGGCGGGCGACGGGAGCGGATGGCATCGTCGGCGTGCTTGGCCAGCTGGACCTGATGGCCTTCGTCGCCAACCATTCCCACCTGATCGCCCTTGAGGCCGCCCACGCGTCGAGCCTCGACGAGCTGAAGGCCGCCGCGCGGCAGATCGACAGCATGGTGGCGGTGCTCAGCGCCGACGGGGTGCGGGTGGAGGTGATCGCCGCGCTGGTGGGCGAGCTGAACGCCCAGATCTTCCGCCGGCTGTGGGAGCTTCTGGCGCCGGAGGACTTGCGCGCCAATTCCTGCCTCGTGGTGATGGGCAGCGAGGGGCGCGGCGAGCAGATCATCAAGACCGACCAGGACAACGGCCTGATCCTCGCCGACGGCTTCGTTTTCGAGGGGCTCGATGACATCACCGCGCGCTTTACCGCGGCGCTGATCGATTTCGGCTATCCCCCCTGCCCCGGCGGCGTCATGCTCAGCCGGCCCACCTGGTGCCAGCCGCTCTCCGCTTTCAAGGAGACGCTGAAGGACTGGATCCACGGCGGCGTGCAGGATGGCCCCATGAATCTCGCCATCTTCCTCGATGCCGTGGCGGTGGCGGGCGACGCCTCCCTGCTCGCGGCGGCGCGGGCGCATGTGGACTTCCTGATGATGGGCGACCACGGCTATTTCGCCCGCTTCGCCCAGGCGGTGGAGCGCTTCGGCGACGGCGGAAGCTGGTGGAGCCGCCTGCCCGGCCTCTCAGGTCGCGGCGCGGCGGAGGTGGATCTGAAGAAGCTCGGCATCTTCCCGCTCGTCCACGGCGTGCGGGCGCTGGCGCTGGAGTATCGCATCACCGCGCTTGGTACTGCCGACCGGCTTGCCGCGCTGGTGGCGGAAGGGCACATGGAGGAGGGCTTCGCCCGCGATCTCGCCGATGCGCTGCGTCTGTTCATGGGCATGAAGCTCGCCAGCAACCTCCGGCAGATCGCCGGCGGCCGCCCGCCCAGCAACGCGCTCCGCCTCGCCGATCTCGGCACGCTGGACCGGCAGGCGCTGAAGGAGGCCCTCGCCATCGTGCGCGGCTTCAAGCAATGGCTCTCCCGCCACTACCGGTTCGACGCCTTATGA
- a CDS encoding cation acetate symporter, whose product MTATLQTSLAGRALAIAAAAALVLAPTLALAAGGDLGAAEKQSTNWTAITMFAVFVMGTLYITKWAAAKTKSAADFYTAGGGITGFQNGLAIAGDYMSAASFLGISAAVMTSGYDGLIYSIGFLVGWPILTFLMAERLRNLGKFTFADVAAFRFAQTPVRVFAASGTLVVVAFYLIAQMVGAGQLIKLLFGLDYWIAVVIVGALMMVYVLFGGMTATTWVQIIKACLLLGGATFMAVMVLWRFGFSPEKMFAAAVEIKTNLAAAKPGTTPQAAAAAGQAIMGPGTFIKDPISAISFGMALMFGTAGLPHILMRFFTVPSAKEARKSVMWATGWIGYFYLLTFIIGFGAITFVLTNPAFLDAKGALVGGNNMAAVHLASAVGGNVFLGFISAVAFATILAVVAGLTLSGASAVSHDLYSTVIKKGKADSASELKVSRITTLCLGILAVLLGIAFEKQNIAFMVSLAFAVAASANFPVLFMSVLWKDCTTKGAVIGGFLGLLSSVLLTVLSPSVWEATLGNPAGSAPFPYTSPALFSMTLGFVGIWLFSILDNSQRAKIDRAGYPAQEVRSETGIGAAEASGH is encoded by the coding sequence GTGACCGCGACGCTCCAGACCTCTCTTGCCGGCCGCGCGCTCGCCATCGCCGCCGCCGCCGCGCTCGTCCTCGCCCCCACGCTGGCGCTCGCCGCGGGCGGCGATCTTGGCGCGGCCGAGAAGCAGTCCACCAACTGGACCGCGATCACCATGTTCGCCGTGTTCGTGATGGGCACGCTCTACATCACCAAATGGGCCGCGGCGAAGACCAAGTCGGCCGCCGACTTCTACACCGCGGGCGGCGGCATCACCGGCTTCCAGAACGGCCTCGCCATCGCCGGCGACTACATGTCGGCCGCCTCCTTCCTCGGCATCTCCGCCGCGGTGATGACCTCCGGCTATGACGGCCTCATCTATTCCATCGGCTTCCTCGTGGGCTGGCCGATCCTGACCTTCCTGATGGCCGAGCGCCTCCGGAACCTCGGCAAGTTCACCTTCGCCGACGTCGCCGCCTTCCGCTTCGCCCAGACCCCGGTGCGCGTGTTCGCCGCCTCCGGCACGCTGGTGGTGGTCGCCTTCTACCTCATCGCCCAGATGGTGGGCGCCGGCCAGCTCATCAAGCTGTTGTTCGGCCTCGATTACTGGATCGCGGTGGTGATCGTCGGCGCGCTGATGATGGTCTACGTGCTGTTCGGCGGCATGACCGCCACCACCTGGGTGCAGATCATCAAGGCCTGCCTGCTGCTCGGCGGCGCCACCTTCATGGCCGTGATGGTGCTCTGGCGCTTCGGCTTCTCGCCGGAGAAGATGTTCGCCGCGGCGGTCGAGATCAAGACCAACCTCGCAGCCGCCAAGCCCGGCACCACGCCCCAGGCCGCGGCCGCCGCCGGCCAGGCCATCATGGGCCCGGGCACCTTCATCAAGGACCCGATCTCGGCCATCTCCTTCGGCATGGCGCTGATGTTCGGCACCGCCGGCCTGCCGCACATCCTGATGCGCTTCTTCACGGTGCCCAGCGCGAAGGAAGCCCGCAAGTCCGTGATGTGGGCGACCGGGTGGATCGGCTACTTCTACCTGCTCACCTTCATCATCGGCTTCGGCGCCATCACCTTCGTGCTGACCAACCCGGCGTTCCTCGACGCCAAGGGCGCGCTCGTGGGCGGCAACAACATGGCCGCCGTGCATCTGGCCTCGGCCGTGGGCGGCAACGTGTTCCTCGGCTTCATCTCGGCGGTGGCGTTCGCGACCATCCTCGCGGTGGTGGCCGGCCTCACGCTCTCGGGCGCCTCGGCGGTGTCCCATGACCTCTATTCGACGGTCATCAAGAAGGGCAAGGCGGACAGCGCCTCCGAGCTGAAGGTCTCGCGCATCACCACGCTGTGCCTCGGCATCCTCGCGGTGCTGCTCGGCATCGCCTTCGAGAAGCAGAACATCGCCTTCATGGTGTCGCTGGCCTTCGCGGTTGCCGCCTCGGCCAACTTCCCGGTGCTGTTCATGTCGGTTCTGTGGAAGGACTGCACCACCAAGGGCGCGGTGATCGGCGGCTTCCTGGGACTCCTGTCCTCGGTGCTTCTGACCGTGCTGTCGCCCTCGGTCTGGGAGGCCACCCTCGGCAACCCGGCCGGCTCCGCGCCGTTCCCCTACACCTCGCCGGCGCTGTTCTCCATGACCCTCGGCTTCGTCGGCATCTGGCTGTTCTCCATCCTGGACAACAGCCAGCGGGCGAAGATCGACCGGGCCGGCTATCCGGCGCAGGAAGTGCGCTCCGAGACCGGCATCGGCGCGGCGGAAGCTTCCGGGCACTGA
- a CDS encoding DUF485 domain-containing protein produces MDTSVAARIAADPNYQALKSRRSRFGWILTLAMLVVYYGFILLIAFRKDVLAARIGDGVMTWGIPIGFGVIVFTILITAVYVRRANGEFDELSEKIKQEALK; encoded by the coding sequence ATGGACACTTCCGTGGCCGCACGCATTGCGGCCGATCCCAATTACCAGGCGCTAAAGTCGCGCCGTTCGCGCTTCGGGTGGATTCTCACCCTGGCGATGCTGGTCGTCTACTACGGCTTCATCCTGCTCATCGCCTTCCGCAAGGATGTGCTGGCCGCGCGCATCGGCGACGGCGTGATGACCTGGGGCATTCCGATCGGCTTCGGCGTGATCGTGTTCACCATCCTCATCACCGCCGTCTACGTCCGCCGCGCCAATGGCGAGTTCGACGAACTCTCCGAGAAGATCAAGCAGGAGGCGCTCAAGTGA
- a CDS encoding transglycosylase domain-containing protein gives MRREPLMERPESLFDIRLDPRDRSAAPPPEPPAPSRKPTPRPKAKAEPDVRSAPAPRRGRSDPPPRPPRRGGGRVLFRLVKWGLILGVWALLALAGVIAYEASKLPPMQTLMIPKRPPTVTVQGANGKTIATRGDMGGVAVPIGELPPYLPKAFVAIEDQRFYSHFGLDPEGLARALVTNLTSRRLRQGGSTLTQQLAKNLFLTQERTASRKMQELVLALWLEHKFTKDQLLDLYLNRVYFGAGAYGVEAASQRYFGKSARQVTVAEAAMLAGLVNSPSRLAPTRNLKGAQARANLVLAAMRDQKMITADVASAAQARPAQLARAGMPDSSGYVADWVMDQLDSVLGDGELPGDVVVRTTIDPALQKAGEAALEDTLAKSGAKYGVGQGAVVVLDPDGGVKALIGGRSYADSQYNRAVTARRQPGSAFKPFIYLTAVEHGLTPESVRDDAPIQLKGWRPENSTREYRGPVTLTTALALSLNTVSVRLALEFGPKAVVQTAHRMGISSNLDPNPSIALGTSEVSVLELAGAYTPFANGGLGVMPHVIDSVIGPDGKPLYERNITGMGRVVASEYVAMMNHMMTQTLAAGTARRADLPGWEAAGKTGTSQDYRDAWFVGYTAKYVTAVWLGNDDSSPTKKASGANLPVEVWSRVMKAAHQGVPVAELPGGLRSYGFGGNGYGQPGGSYLPPADLPDDRPAAVVGQMPPRPPQQEPPMTLDRWFAETFLGQGRR, from the coding sequence ATGAGGCGCGAGCCGCTCATGGAGCGGCCCGAATCCCTGTTCGACATCCGCCTCGATCCCCGCGACCGTTCCGCCGCCCCGCCGCCCGAGCCGCCGGCTCCTTCCCGCAAGCCGACCCCGCGCCCCAAGGCCAAGGCTGAGCCCGACGTGCGTTCCGCCCCCGCCCCGCGCCGTGGCCGCTCCGATCCGCCGCCCCGCCCGCCCCGTCGCGGTGGCGGACGCGTCCTGTTCCGGCTGGTGAAGTGGGGCCTCATCCTGGGCGTGTGGGCGCTGCTCGCCCTCGCGGGCGTCATCGCCTACGAGGCGTCGAAGCTGCCGCCCATGCAGACGCTGATGATCCCCAAGCGTCCGCCCACCGTCACCGTCCAGGGAGCCAACGGCAAGACCATCGCCACCCGGGGCGACATGGGCGGAGTCGCCGTGCCCATCGGCGAGCTGCCGCCCTACCTGCCCAAGGCCTTCGTCGCCATCGAGGACCAGCGCTTCTACAGCCACTTCGGTCTCGATCCGGAGGGCCTCGCGCGCGCCCTCGTCACCAACCTCACCTCCCGCCGCCTGCGGCAGGGCGGCTCGACGCTGACGCAGCAGCTCGCCAAGAACCTGTTTCTCACCCAGGAGCGCACGGCATCCCGCAAGATGCAGGAGCTGGTGCTGGCCCTGTGGCTGGAGCACAAGTTCACCAAGGACCAGTTGCTCGACCTCTACCTGAACCGTGTCTATTTCGGCGCCGGTGCCTATGGCGTCGAGGCGGCGTCGCAGCGCTATTTCGGCAAGTCGGCCCGGCAGGTGACGGTCGCCGAGGCGGCCATGCTGGCCGGTCTCGTCAATTCCCCCTCCCGCCTTGCGCCGACGCGCAATCTCAAAGGCGCGCAGGCCCGCGCCAATCTCGTGCTCGCCGCCATGCGCGACCAGAAGATGATCACCGCCGACGTGGCGAGCGCCGCACAGGCGCGCCCGGCGCAGCTCGCCCGCGCCGGCATGCCCGATTCGTCCGGCTATGTGGCCGACTGGGTGATGGACCAGCTTGATTCCGTCCTCGGCGACGGCGAGCTGCCCGGCGACGTGGTGGTGCGCACCACCATCGATCCCGCGCTGCAGAAGGCAGGCGAGGCGGCGCTGGAGGATACGCTGGCGAAATCCGGTGCCAAATACGGCGTCGGGCAGGGCGCGGTGGTGGTGCTCGATCCGGATGGTGGGGTGAAGGCGCTCATCGGCGGGCGCTCCTATGCCGATAGCCAGTACAACCGCGCGGTCACCGCCCGCCGGCAGCCCGGCTCGGCCTTCAAGCCCTTCATCTACCTCACCGCCGTCGAGCACGGCCTGACGCCGGAGAGCGTGCGCGACGACGCGCCCATCCAGCTCAAGGGATGGCGGCCCGAGAACTCCACCCGCGAATATCGCGGACCGGTGACGCTCACCACAGCGCTCGCGTTGTCGCTCAACACCGTGTCCGTGCGCCTCGCTCTGGAGTTCGGCCCCAAGGCCGTGGTGCAGACCGCGCACCGCATGGGCATCAGTTCCAATCTCGATCCCAACCCGTCCATCGCGCTGGGCACATCCGAAGTGTCGGTCCTGGAGCTGGCGGGCGCCTACACCCCGTTCGCCAACGGCGGCCTCGGCGTCATGCCGCACGTCATCGACAGCGTGATCGGGCCGGACGGCAAGCCGCTCTACGAACGCAACATCACCGGCATGGGCCGCGTTGTCGCCTCCGAATATGTGGCGATGATGAACCACATGATGACCCAGACACTGGCCGCCGGTACCGCCCGCCGCGCCGATCTTCCGGGCTGGGAGGCCGCCGGCAAGACCGGCACCTCGCAGGACTACCGCGACGCCTGGTTCGTCGGATACACGGCGAAGTACGTCACGGCGGTGTGGCTCGGCAACGACGATTCTTCGCCCACCAAGAAGGCCTCCGGCGCCAATCTTCCGGTGGAGGTCTGGAGCCGCGTCATGAAGGCGGCGCACCAGGGCGTGCCGGTGGCGGAGCTGCCCGGCGGCCTCAGATCCTACGGCTTCGGCGGTAACGGCTATGGCCAGCCCGGCGGCAGCTACCTGCCGCCCGCCGACCTGCCGGACGACCGGCCGGCCGCAGTGGTTGGCCAGATGCCGCCGCGCCCGCCCCAGCAGGAACCGCCCATGACGCTTGACCGCTGGTTCGCGGAGACTTTCCTCGGACAGGGCCGGCGCTGA
- a CDS encoding DUF2272 domain-containing protein, producing the protein MATIIPALVQVALAEWTFFGGGQINLDGTVKDGKKEYQDGAWQRVGDYWRFLGGAYRNLTGKDRGYPWSAAFVSFCFHEAGAKDRFPYAAAHATYINAAIRNADEGRSTAPIVAHRLGDYQLKVGDLIGYWRGDTKVSFDTARRIGYYESHTDIVVEVDDSYAYSIGGNVSQSVTRRQVKLNARGQLADKSANWFVVIENRM; encoded by the coding sequence ATGGCGACCATCATTCCCGCGCTGGTGCAGGTGGCATTGGCGGAATGGACGTTTTTCGGCGGCGGGCAGATCAACCTCGACGGCACCGTCAAGGACGGGAAGAAGGAGTATCAGGACGGCGCGTGGCAGCGTGTCGGCGACTATTGGCGCTTCCTCGGCGGCGCCTATCGAAACCTCACCGGCAAGGACCGCGGCTATCCATGGTCTGCGGCGTTCGTCTCCTTCTGCTTCCACGAGGCTGGGGCGAAGGATCGCTTTCCCTATGCCGCAGCCCACGCCACTTACATCAACGCCGCCATCCGCAACGCCGACGAGGGCAGGTCCACGGCGCCCATCGTGGCGCACCGGCTGGGCGATTATCAGCTCAAGGTCGGTGACCTGATCGGCTATTGGCGCGGCGATACCAAAGTGAGTTTCGATACCGCCCGGCGGATCGGCTACTACGAGAGCCATACGGACATCGTCGTCGAGGTCGACGACAGCTATGCCTACAGTATTGGCGGCAACGTCAGCCAGTCGGTGACACGCCGTCAGGTCAAGCTCAATGCTCGCGGGCAGCTCGCGGACAAATCCGCCAATTGGTTCGTGGTGATCGAGAACCGGATGTGA